The sequence below is a genomic window from Hydrogenobacter sp..
GGAGAGTTTTTCCCTCTTTACTGAGGGTAGAGAAGTTCCTGCCTTATGTGTCTGTGTTTGTGATAGGCTTTATAGTTGCGGTTGTGCTTTCTTTAAACTTAGATAACTTAAAAAAAGTATCCCTATTGGTTGTTATTGCGGTTTTTTTACATAACACGCTTGGCTTTCTTCTTGGATTTATTATCGGAAGGTTTCTCGGGCTTGACGTAAAAATGGCGAAAACTCTCTCCATAGAAGTAGGTGTGCAAAACTCTGGATTGGCTGTCGCTTTAGCTCTAAAACACTTCACTCCACTCGCTTCACTTCCGGGTGCTATCTTTAGTCTACTCCAGAATATAAACGGTATACTTCTGACAATCCTATACAAGAGGTTATGAGGATCTTTCTGCTTTTCCTGATCTTTTTAAGTGGATGTTCGGTGACTGTAAGGGAAAGAAAAGAAATACAAACTTCCCAAAGACTTACGGTTAATTGTCCAAGCCACATTTATACTAAAGGTTACTACTGCACTGGAGACAGGGCAAAAAGCAAACTCATACAACCATGGAGTAAAGTAAAAATAACTAACGTGAGAAATTATAAGAGTATAACCTTAGCTGTGATGTACGACAAAGATACTGAAGGTGTATGTGTGCCGGAAAGATATAGCCATATATTGGGTCAGGCTCCCTTCCCTGCAAGGCTTGATATAGAAAGGTGTGGTAGGGAAGGTACAAAGGATTGTCCTTCAAAGATAGAAGGTGTGGCGAGTTACTATGCTGAGCCTTATCACAACAGAGAATCCACTTATGGCATACCTTACGACATGTATGGCATGTATGCAGCCCATAAAAGTTTACCCCTCGGGACACTTCTGCGTGTGGTAAATCCCAGAAACGGCAAAGAAGTGATTGTGAAGGTTATAGATAGAGGACCCTTTAAAGAAGGGAGAGTATTGGATCTCTCTTACGAAGCTGCAAAAAAGCTTGGTATAGTGGAAAGAGGCGAAGAACATGTTGTGGCTTATGTACTGAGGTGCGGAGAATGAACTTTGCGAACTACCGGTATAAAGGCTTTAGCTGAAACGA
It includes:
- a CDS encoding septal ring lytic transglycosylase RlpA family protein, with protein sequence MRIFLLFLIFLSGCSVTVRERKEIQTSQRLTVNCPSHIYTKGYYCTGDRAKSKLIQPWSKVKITNVRNYKSITLAVMYDKDTEGVCVPERYSHILGQAPFPARLDIERCGREGTKDCPSKIEGVASYYAEPYHNRESTYGIPYDMYGMYAAHKSLPLGTLLRVVNPRNGKEVIVKVIDRGPFKEGRVLDLSYEAAKKLGIVERGEEHVVAYVLRCGE